In Amphiura filiformis chromosome 2, Afil_fr2py, whole genome shotgun sequence, one DNA window encodes the following:
- the LOC140146682 gene encoding AFG2-interacting ribosome maturation factor-like — protein sequence MPAEDTIYKQMLKAYKSAEQQISLLQESIQECQSLVESLSNLAEQLQCCRCAAADHESVLLLTAYPDLPGRMEVKLVQSMEGILCKLQGKLETLQSARTKLYYQYTHALSSYQKISQEFGVQKATQRTATWPSIVDMLQWLWEIDRQYASICANRQWILDTLSYDRLGEIQALPSRWKLNSSDKNFFQDILAHVSFFMADVAGHS from the exons ATGCCGGCCGAGGACACCATTTATAAGCAGATGCTCAAAGCATACAAGTCTGCAGAGCAACAAATCTCACTCCTACAGGAGTCTATTCAGGAATGCCAATCATTAGTTGAGTCTCTCAGCAACTTAGCTGAACAACTCCAGTGCTGTCGCTGCGCTGCTGCTGATCATGAGAGTGTGCTTCTGCTTACGGCATACCCAGACCTCCCAGGGAGGATGGAAGTGAAACTGGTTCAGTCAATGGAAGGTATCCTGTGTAAACTGCAGGGGAAATT AGAAACCCTGCAGTCTGCAAGAACCAAGTTATACTACCAGTACACACATGCCCTATCATCATATCAGAAGATAAGTCAGGAGTTTGGGGTGCAGAAGGCAACACAGAGGACTGCCACCTGGCCATCTATTGTTGATATGCTGCAGTGGCTTTGGGAAATAGACAGGCAGTATGCATCTAT ATGTGCCAATAGACAATGGATCCTAGATACATTATCATACGACAGGTTAGGTGAGATCCAGGCTTTACCCAGCAGGTGGAAACTTAACAGTTCAGACAAAAATTTCTTCCAAG ATATTCTTGCGCATGTGTCTTTCTTCATGGCAGATGTTGCTGGTCATTCATGA